The Neisseria sicca genome includes a window with the following:
- a CDS encoding protein disulfide oxidoreductase has translation MKRLPSRIKSLSLSFLQAVVIFAILSAVADWWRKPEPPVQMSSEPLYLLSGETLTPALLSANRTAVLYVWGDWCHICAYTSPTVSRLAEDGIPVVGIALHSGADEHIRTYMSEKHLDFPTVNDNNGRLAQKWKVSVTPSIILIKNGKMVHFTSGISTYWGLRARIFISDLFY, from the coding sequence ATGAAACGTCTGCCATCACGCATCAAATCACTATCCTTATCTTTTTTACAGGCGGTAGTCATTTTCGCCATATTATCGGCCGTTGCCGATTGGTGGCGCAAACCCGAACCGCCCGTACAAATGTCGTCTGAACCGCTGTACCTACTTTCAGGAGAAACGCTGACACCTGCCTTACTTAGCGCAAACCGTACCGCCGTCCTCTATGTATGGGGAGACTGGTGCCATATCTGCGCCTATACTTCACCTACCGTTTCCCGGCTTGCCGAAGACGGCATTCCTGTTGTCGGTATTGCCCTGCACTCCGGTGCGGATGAGCATATCCGTACCTATATGTCAGAAAAACATCTTGATTTTCCTACAGTCAACGACAACAACGGACGCTTGGCTCAAAAATGGAAAGTCTCCGTTACCCCGAGCATTATCCTGATTAAAAACGGAAAAATGGTTCACTTCACCTCAGGAATCAGCACTTATTGGGGTCTGCGCGCCAGAATTTTTATTTCCGATCTATTCTATTGA
- the gap gene encoding type I glyceraldehyde-3-phosphate dehydrogenase: MGIKVAINGYGRIGRQVLRAIYDYNLQDQLEVVAVNASGSLETNAHLTKFDTVHGRFNADISHDATHLIINGRKIPFFSTRNPAELPWKDLEVDLVMECTGAFTSKSKANVHLESGAKKVLISAPGEADVDATVVYGVNDDVITDDMTVVSNASCTTNCLSPVAKVLNENIGIVKGVMTTIHALTNDQTVTDVRHKDLRRARSGVENMIPTKTGAAKAVGLVLPELKGKLDGLAIRVPTVNVSVVDLSFQAARDTSVEEINALMKAAAEEGRLKGVLSYNTLPLVSMDFNHTTQASTFDATLTKVIDGNMVKVFAWYDNEWGFSCQMLNTARRMFGLEVRPFE, translated from the coding sequence ATGGGCATTAAAGTCGCCATTAACGGATATGGCCGCATCGGCCGCCAAGTATTACGCGCCATCTACGATTACAACCTGCAAGACCAACTTGAAGTTGTCGCCGTCAACGCCAGCGGCAGCCTCGAAACCAACGCCCATCTGACCAAATTCGATACCGTTCACGGTCGCTTTAATGCCGACATTTCCCACGATGCAACCCATCTCATTATCAATGGTCGCAAAATCCCATTTTTCTCCACCCGCAACCCCGCCGAACTGCCATGGAAGGATTTGGAAGTTGATTTGGTCATGGAATGTACGGGCGCGTTTACCAGCAAATCCAAAGCCAACGTGCATTTGGAAAGCGGCGCGAAAAAAGTGCTGATTTCCGCGCCGGGCGAAGCCGACGTTGATGCAACGGTCGTTTACGGCGTGAACGATGATGTGATTACCGACGACATGACCGTCGTTTCCAATGCTTCCTGCACCACCAACTGCCTCTCTCCCGTTGCCAAAGTGCTGAACGAAAACATCGGCATCGTCAAAGGCGTGATGACCACCATCCACGCTTTGACCAACGACCAAACCGTTACCGACGTGCGCCATAAAGACTTGCGCCGCGCCCGCAGCGGTGTGGAAAACATGATTCCGACTAAAACCGGCGCGGCAAAAGCCGTCGGTTTGGTATTGCCTGAACTGAAAGGTAAACTCGACGGCCTCGCCATCCGCGTGCCGACCGTCAATGTTTCCGTCGTCGATTTGAGCTTCCAAGCCGCACGCGATACCAGCGTCGAAGAAATCAACGCGCTGATGAAAGCCGCTGCGGAAGAAGGTCGTCTGAAAGGCGTATTGAGCTACAACACGCTGCCGCTGGTGTCTATGGACTTCAACCATACCACCCAAGCCAGTACCTTTGACGCAACGCTGACCAAAGTCATCGACGGCAACATGGTTAAAGTGTTCGCTTGGTACGACAACGAGTGGGGCTTCAGCTGCCAAATGCTGAACACCGCCCGCCGTATGTTCGGTTTGGAAGTGCGCCCGTTTGAATAA
- a CDS encoding AsmA family protein → MKNPLLNSGKFWLKTVVTAVILLVCTAAALYASVYALFTPERIETTVQNAFSGTGRNIRFSSDIRRSWFPRPTVTLKNVTITRPHSSQTALHIKETRIGLGWSSLWNDYPFIEKWVITGADAVLSRTDDGKWNLQDLLHPSHPTSLNRLIIENSSLHMNIAGQAHIIDNFYLNVRNDGADGRPFKINGSLRRPNQSIQWQGSGVFNASETGWSIPNLLWEASVAEKESKLSADGNGTWTWSSENNSLKADNLSLRTDNPAQNFHLTAQIPRLSLKNNVLNIPSLNGAFTAGKLESQWNGSFKLDKASIRTSVATLDNFEFNASHKNAAHQTNLTLTGPLLWQQNKGLQSSPINLTTLQDTVNRLPNPRFISQLTGSFNWNGKENWQGDFKGTFDRQPFALVFKYQPTEGETPLLEAGIALQKLSLLPYWDDIQANSGSGYPTILNNGQIPQIDANIKIGNVQIPGLQLDNIETLLNADKEHIALSHFKAGLYGGQTEGGISMANTTPPTYHLQQNAQNVQIRPLLQDLFGFHSFSGNGDAVIDLTARGNNRKQLIQSLQGMLTLNILDGAWKGIDINHILKNGISSQHPGGEHAQTPFNRFTLNSEIDKGISHHINTELFSEHLHIVSNGYTDLNTQELSEDLLIRNTLNPSAKPIPLKIRGNVANPSVTLDYNRITHGLNNPKEKQKALEQTLREQWHWLNPERKQADK, encoded by the coding sequence ATGAAAAATCCTCTGCTTAATTCAGGAAAATTTTGGCTGAAAACAGTCGTAACTGCGGTCATATTGCTTGTTTGTACCGCAGCCGCCCTGTATGCATCGGTTTATGCCCTGTTTACCCCCGAACGAATCGAAACAACCGTACAAAACGCCTTCAGTGGGACAGGACGGAATATCCGCTTCAGCAGCGACATCCGCCGAAGCTGGTTTCCCCGTCCTACCGTCACCCTAAAAAACGTTACCATTACCCGACCTCATAGCAGCCAAACCGCCTTACACATCAAAGAGACCCGTATCGGTCTAGGCTGGAGCAGTCTGTGGAACGATTACCCTTTCATCGAAAAATGGGTTATTACAGGAGCAGATGCCGTGTTATCGCGCACCGATGACGGCAAATGGAACCTGCAAGACCTGTTACATCCTTCCCACCCTACCTCTTTAAACCGTCTGATTATAGAAAATAGCTCTCTGCATATGAATATTGCAGGACAAGCACATATTATCGACAACTTCTATCTAAACGTCCGCAACGACGGTGCTGACGGCCGTCCTTTCAAAATCAACGGCAGCCTGCGCCGTCCAAATCAATCCATCCAATGGCAGGGTAGTGGCGTGTTCAATGCCTCTGAAACCGGTTGGAGCATTCCCAATTTACTTTGGGAAGCATCTGTTGCTGAGAAAGAAAGCAAACTGTCCGCTGATGGAAACGGCACATGGACATGGTCGTCTGAAAACAACTCCCTAAAAGCAGACAACCTCAGCCTACGCACGGATAATCCCGCCCAAAATTTTCACCTGACCGCGCAAATTCCCCGTTTATCCCTTAAAAACAACGTATTGAATATCCCATCGCTCAATGGTGCATTTACAGCAGGCAAGCTGGAAAGCCAATGGAACGGCTCGTTCAAACTCGACAAAGCAAGCATCCGTACCAGCGTTGCCACATTGGATAACTTTGAATTCAACGCCAGCCACAAAAATGCCGCCCATCAGACCAATTTAACCCTGACAGGCCCTCTACTGTGGCAGCAAAACAAAGGATTGCAATCATCCCCAATCAATCTGACCACATTGCAGGATACGGTCAACCGCCTACCCAATCCGCGCTTTATCAGCCAGTTAACCGGATCATTCAACTGGAACGGCAAAGAAAACTGGCAAGGGGATTTCAAAGGCACATTTGACCGCCAGCCCTTTGCGCTTGTATTCAAATATCAACCAACGGAAGGAGAAACACCTCTTTTGGAAGCCGGGATTGCCCTGCAAAAACTCTCACTACTCCCCTACTGGGACGATATACAGGCAAATTCCGGATCAGGCTACCCAACAATCCTCAACAATGGCCAAATCCCACAAATTGATGCCAACATCAAAATCGGCAATGTCCAAATACCCGGCCTGCAACTGGACAATATTGAAACCCTGCTGAATGCCGACAAAGAACACATCGCCCTAAGCCATTTTAAAGCAGGTCTCTACGGTGGTCAGACAGAAGGCGGTATCAGTATGGCAAACACAACTCCGCCCACCTACCATCTCCAACAAAATGCCCAAAACGTACAAATCCGACCATTGTTGCAAGATTTGTTCGGTTTCCACAGTTTCAGCGGCAACGGAGATGCCGTCATCGATTTGACGGCACGGGGCAACAATCGTAAGCAACTCATCCAATCCCTACAAGGGATGCTGACCCTCAATATTTTGGATGGGGCATGGAAAGGTATAGATATAAACCATATCCTCAAAAACGGTATTTCCTCACAGCACCCCGGCGGCGAGCATGCCCAAACCCCTTTCAACCGTTTTACCCTCAATAGCGAAATCGACAAGGGCATCAGCCACCACATCAATACCGAATTGTTTTCCGAACATTTGCACATAGTCAGCAACGGCTACACTGATCTGAATACGCAAGAACTATCCGAGGATCTGCTTATCCGCAACACACTCAATCCTTCAGCCAAGCCCATACCGCTCAAAATACGGGGCAATGTCGCCAACCCGTCCGTTACACTCGACTACAACCGTATTACACACGGCCTAAACAATCCTAAAGAAAAACAAAAGGCATTGGAACAAACATTGCGCGAGCAATGGCACTGGCTCAATCCGGAACGAAAACAAGCGGATAAATAG